In a single window of the Antedon mediterranea chromosome 1, ecAntMedi1.1, whole genome shotgun sequence genome:
- the LOC140060624 gene encoding zinc finger ZZ-type and EF-hand domain-containing protein 1-like isoform X2, translating to MMGSNGSSSWSDSDESSLSTSELLEENEQNQAVASGSTAPALESNPKDFTLGMLFNHSRLREAASKIRDDVPETVVQQHHGNLVRFLNDRIHCGESHVTLSQFCDFLNQRGVSREECVQAFDQFDADDEGQAELKTVLDALRTSNSACLQGDLNYSIRALQACTLIPNLIDIYSRGSKNSQQHGKRLLKYVLKNRAISTNFPFPLLEGFNNTCSMRLSVLKAHFDRQENNVVKELTDATGKEVRQITRCFKTVHVSTNNRDVGRLTDNNGSTYWQSDGATGSHWIRLRLKNDVILQYLSITVNRADQSYKPHHVSVLTGRTPTTLQEVKDLRIQGNATGEVILIQNARITAPYVQINILRCNSDGCDTRIHGLKALGFRVVQTPKISVKDASAVWYFSVLASTATATMPIAPHLRNSIIQHTRTALNFMQPLSLSAASTERPSYLSAPVLDQLETFIDTVSRDIQTGKIDDDGVVIALELALARGSVARVLRALEYALDNNKVEFPVGRMMKSLTTVRETLLKKNSSAIQLSLLGCDGGQKDETSAPANVLTDNWSTETYISEKTQVNMFFGKGKPVQITKVRIKASKGDIAPRAGLVFVYNDSEGFDQQRHVDRFSVYNKFTDTDYKILNGIRSASIGGLPDNPVAYFSFDDDWNEIEVPMDVCHTGRFVLIKFLGPRAENAEKLGIIGIKFNGYSRKDSKLTVLNLSEIAQLNPNSDAPVKTETIFVRILHFLSSLGQDLEIIRRKEVGSSGSLLELEGITTEMIFKHYQKLMREENWIYSQILIIRMLHAFIPHLTKEIMKDDTKDKDKQMSLEKASGTKDVPTSAVADVDNESVQLFFNMLCDIINKTPENAPGADGLLREVIVEAVIDGAAVFFPNKDTRKKKLFAMMNSECIDDKPATSFVFQSLCNYFSSVDPTGLLDLPSDPPKDFDFTTTLNVMETLLKVSLKEFVRMTEEHSGTSSAKESYVSGLLNALQGSLVLWCRNRQTGECNQEAAKSVLCNYVHKHCKYIQEALEVIAKANDPDIFKKVEASFLATTFRQLILCLKLVAKDITDLRISHDLLDISSKIKDLEINSRNIEVASACNKSNTPVTLRVWNVESSHNYENNQHTTQVFFCPGADVFEVTFDPRCETERRYDFLEFTDFRGVVTRYDQKVNSEKWPLKVSFKGGPRLQYVFHSDSSQNEWGYKFTVVAKGSPDLTLSWIVDLQLAICKLLGMLCATSLRSKDDLLKSTPKMDDSANQPTSDDSTEALLKGDLWSSLFRAGHNVNKFSRSLSGGLVSEPRGSTVNTFLMELITGEETSMKIYKKFSEKNQMQSIGGPVIGGTVRAVFAALIWHSQELREDFDKYLEKSESSEATLPEGVHEAFITAETIRPVLVDLRQKHIVATENTITPDQSHDEPVLAWKEKAEFLLEFGGLSKIEPKAQVKTLLRSLSSVNSKENRTKVAHPGTFDSEATFEKHPSFKLVLDFLKDPRFSRRKVEDLLEQRVQRAERIAYGYNFALTFLRFHGTPHIFNVSCVQFLQEMLIAQDKDLVHYAVFIDGCGLDLETKVRKAYYALVQLLTNAIQDNWASPNDRLDQLAVDCVQACLLHLLDVDWQSYDFAFLAENNVPKLLLTIVKRAVSLYSHQTKEPDDVKELGDYYKHKGWFEECQGDNFGTWFKQISTKEYLDTRRCMHMFVAQFCQLLVVKITCDGCGTLLPGSRYHCLDCEDMDLCNTCYLGGAKPSKHKDGHKLVNMMFKCNNCGSFIVGTRVHCNDCEDFDLCYGCHLSSNLPSSHKASHDVDIIPLEIILTGSEDSSQLNTYSHHHAWIQFSALSLSVANTENENRKKGIQNCYSKQIYKQCVDLVVESLEFMTQHKTNIASLADKRKRKLKEAKIKNQKEEEKSSEDEKKTQSVDDGKDDVMASTKDEAIEKKSSEEDQKNVKNEEKEKREEDILKLNKDEEDSAKLETVNETSKSDEKEQVETSKTTPEVKINVNEKKVDVKEELEKEEGKTKDSQDAKKTDGKKAQPVSSVISPDHAFAECSQEKILGLLGAMLKLVNQDSDVTTRRVQFQLERALPILFKWVKDSFGNDTTDQHMAVGLLGQLLAKTSPEIADSALAQSLSDHMTTFDTESTQADAASKPGIVVSQSEILSNICCPGKQTIHFLFSYGARCLEKSGLEWASLVAGILRQLSDCLQWSQVLASHITDCIQELPGNTALAAIFSMFIVAGFPQVPCHGSCAILQETSGDRTDVIIIKHYAIKQRALVVNVDSRKKKEIKEYMLELQITPGTSETTHFATFIGVTKRLINQMKQGNALTVEEVWVLCLSLKSVLATLRKCNDANTKMILNEDLMPLLVFLASKPTRFNRQWLLSDLEIFSIKLYTAEKKSGDVDSTKEDEETEDVEEDTEASSATSPLDSVGMDPLGGLDDYKRTCIQAAHDALEAPLPNLRALFETCGQSITDFLIAIEKSFKHDGFLVSDEVLELSKNWQRKGKGKEEDMSEAKAVDAGAVCYVPSKLKTKKKTNTAIPEPNEVENVLISVNENHLQQSLKKQRRTKSAELLKKELEKHSKVGSREFVHKVNQAVAILYARHVLAVMLADWPDGHPISLKLFGCTDHAHFVGVLDLLQRAEEKEMFAKSIRNIVEHCENELLWSLATAACTFMEENKMSSVTKESAHNYKNDSSEKGSVHIPGAMYLSVKFDEQCATEEGCDFLTMASDVKMKNDIRTFSGGSSNFVNFEMPGDTLHYSFTSDCSNNDWGYKFTVTGGQLGRFITGHILLNEILSNSSKASHIPVNEVWSWLVHVASCQTGQQRLKAIQLMLRLLQAATSSCEDGASQKVMELPDLTLLKPLWVLLNAMDSKQSDTLKCLPPAHCALTELFLVVEDLAKESSEEDYVLAMIPTEDLRKSALQGVCNVASLGLALGIPNKASEAFRQMGLVVGQPPLFQTPLMPFPVNNFINKP from the exons ATGATGGGCAGTAACGGAAGCAGCAGCTGGAGTGACAGCGATGAAAGTTCACTAAGTACAAGCGAACTT ttaGAGGAAAATGAGCAGAATCAGGCCGTGGCTTCTGGTTCAACTGCTCCAG CTTTAGAATCAAATCCCAAGGATTTCACTCTGGGAATGCTTTTCAATCACTCAAGACTAAGAGAAGCAGCATCTAAAATAAG ggATGATGTACCAGAGACTGTTGTTCAGCAGCACCATGGCAACCTTGTACGCTTTCTGAATGATAGAATTCACTGTGGTGAG tcTCATGTTACTCTGTctcaattttgtgattttctgaATCAGAGGGGTGTCAGCCGTGAAGAATGTGTTCAA GCCTTTGATCAGTTTGATGCTGATGATGAGGGACAGGCAGAGTTAAAGACGGTGCTGGATGCTCTGCGAACTTCAAACAGTGCTTGCCTACAAGGAGATCTCAACTACTCCATTCGAGCACTACAAGCTTGTACTCTCATTCCTAATCTGATAGATATATACTCAAGGGGGAGTAAGAACAGTCAACAGCATGGCAAAAGGTTATTAAAG TACGTCCTGAAAAACCGAGCTATTAGTACCAATTTTCCATTCCCATTACTTGAAGGTTTCAACAACACATGCTCAATGAGGCTATCTGTTTTGAAGGCCCACTTTGATCGTCAAGAAAATAATG TAGTCAAAGAGCTGACAGATGCAACGGGGAAAGAAGTAAGACAGATTACACGTTGCTTCAAGACAGTTCATGTGTCAACAAACAACAGAGATGTTGGCAG ACTCACTGACAATAATGGCTCAACTTATTGGCAATCTGATGGCGCCACTGGCTCGCACTGGATCCGTCTGCGACTCAAGAATGACGTCATCCTCCAATACCTCTCGATAACTGTAAACAGAGCAGATCAGAGTTACAAGCCCCACCATGTGTCTGTATTGACAGGTCGTACTCCTACCACACTTCAAGAGGTCAAAGATCTGCGAATACAAGG GAATGCTACTGGTGAGGTTATTCTAATACAGAATGCTCGTATTACCGCACCATATGTACAGATCAACATTCTACGATGTAATTCTGATGGTTGTGATACAAGAATTCATGGATTGAAAGCACTTGGATTCAG AGTTGTTCAGACACCAAAAATCAGTGTGAAGGATGCATCAGCAGTCTGGTATTTCTCTGTTTTAGCCTCCACTGCAACAGCTACAATGCCGATTGCGCCTCATCTTAGAAATAGCATTATTCAGCACACAAG GACTGCTCTAAACTTCATGCAACCATTATCATTAAGTGCTGCATCAACAGAGCGGCCATCTTACCTGAGTGCCCCAGTTCTAGATCAGCTTGAGACGTTCATTGATACTGTGTCTCGAGACATACAAACTGGTAAAATAGACGATGACGGTGTTGTCATTGCTCTGGAACTTGCATTAGCACGAGGAAGCGTTGCTAGAGTACTCCGTGCTCTAGAATATGCTCTTG ATAATAACAAAGTGGAATTTCCAGTGGGAAGAATGATGAAGTCACTAACAACAGTACGAGAAACTCTTCTAAAAAAGAACT CTTCTGCAATACAACTGTCTCTGTTGGGATGTGATGGTGGACAAAAAGATGAGACGAGTGCACCTGCCAATGTGCTTACGGATAACTGGAGTACGGAAA CGTATATATCTGAGAAAACACAAGTAAACATGTTCTTTGGTAAGGGAAAGCCTGTTCAGATCACCAAGGTTAGAATTAAG GCAAGCAAGGGTGACATTGCGCCACGAGCAGGACTTGTATTTGTGTATAATGATAG TGAAGGATTTGATCAGCAGCGTCACGTTGATCGATTCTCAGTCTACAACAAATTTACAGATACTGATTACAAAATACTGAATGGCATTAG ATCAGCTTCAATTGGTGGACTACCAGACAATCCTGTGGCATACTTCTCTTTTGATGATGACTG GAATGAGATTGAGGTTCCAATGGATGTCTGTCACACCGGTCGTTTCGTTCTGATAAAATTTCTTGGTCCACGTGCTGAAAACGCTGAGAAACTTGGCATCATTGGTATCAAGTTCAATGGCTACTCTCGAAAAGATTCCAAACTGACAGTTCTCAATCTG TCAGAAATTGCTCAATTGAACCCAAATTCAGATGCTCCAGTGAAAACAGAGACAATCTTTGTTCGAATTCTTCACTTTCTTAGCAGTCTTGGACAAGATCTG GAGATAATTCGTCGCAAAGAAGTTGGTAGCAGTGGAAGTCTACTGGAGCTTGAAGGTATAACAACCGAAATGATTTTCAAACATTATCAAAAATTAATGAG GGAAGAAAATTGGATTTACAGTCAAATCTTGATTATCCGGATGCTGCACGCGTTCATACCTCATCTGACAAAAGAAATCATGAAAGACGATACCAAAGACAAGGATAAACAAATGAGCTTAGAGAAG GCTTCTGGTACTAAAGATGTGCCTACCAGTGCTGTTGCTGATGTAGACAATGAAAGTGTGCAGTTATTCTTCAACATGCTCTGTGACATCATAAACAAGACACCAGAAAATGCACCAGGAGCGGATGGACTACTCAGAGAAGTGATAGTGGAAGCAGTCATAGATG GAGCGGCAGTCTTCTTTCCAAATAAGGACACGCGAAAGAAAAAGCTTTTTGCAATGATGAATTCAGAATGT ATTGACGATAAACCAGCaacaagttttgtttttcaatCGCTCTGTAACTACTTCAGTTCAGTTGACCCTACAGGACTTTTAGATTTGCCATCTGATCCTCCAAAG GACTTTGATTTTACAACAACACTGAATGTAATGGAAACGCTTCTAAAGGTGTCGCTCAAAGAG TTTGTAAGAATGACGGAAGAACATAGTGGCACAAGTAGTGCTAAGGAATCGTATGTCAGTGGACTTCTAAACGCTTTGCAAGGAAGTCTGGTGTTGTGGTGCAGAAACAGACAAACTGGAGAATGCAATCAGGAAGCTGCCAAGAGTGTACTCTGCAACT ATGTTCATAAACATTGCAAGTACATACAAGAAGCATTGGAGGTCATCGCCAAGGCGAATGACCCTGATATTTTCAAGAAGGTGGAAGCTTCCTTCTTAGCAACAACATTCCGGCAGCTG attttgtgTCTAAAACTTGTTGCCAAGGACATCACTGATCTAAGGATATCACATGATCTGCTTGACATATCATCAAAGATTAAAGATTTAGAGATTAATTCTCGAAATATTGAg GTTGCCAGTGCTTGCAATAAGTCCAACACACCTGTCACATTACGTGTATGGAATGTAGAATCTTCACACAATTATGAGAACAATCAGCATACAACTCAAGTGTTCTTCTGCCCTGGTGCTGATGTGTTTGAAGTCACTTTTGACCCCAGATGTGAAACTGAAAGAAG ATATGACTTCCTCGAATTTACAGATTTTAGAGGAGTTGTGACTCGTTATGATCAAAAAGTGAACTCAGAAAAGTGGCCACTGAAAGTATCATTTAAAGGAGGCCCTCGCTTGCAATATGTCTTTCACTCAGACAGCAGCCAAAATGAATGGGGCTACAAATTCACT gTTGTAGCAAAAGGCTCTCCAGATCTAACACTATCTTGGATAGTGGATCTTCAGCTTGCAATATGTAAACTTCTGGGCATGCTCTGTGCAACTTCTCTGCGAAGTAAAGAcg ATTTATTGAAAAGTACACCAAAAATGGATGATAGTGCCAACCAACCTACTTCAGATGATTCAACAGAAGCATTACTAAAGGGCGACCTCTGGAGTAGTCTTTTTCGTGCTGGCCATAATGTCAACAAATTTTCACGGTCATTGTCTGGAGGATTg GTTTCAGAACCACGTGGTTCCACTGTAAACACTTTTCTGATGGAATTAATTACTGGAGAAGAGACATCaatgaaaatatacaaaaa gtTTAGTGAAAAGAATCAGATGCAGAGTATTGGTGGACCTGTTATCGGCGGAACTGTGAGGGCGGTTTTTGCAGCACTGATATGGCACTCACAAGAATTACGAGAGGACTTTGacaaatatttagaaaaaa GTGAAAGTTCAGAAGCCACTCTTCCAGAGGGGGTGCATGAAGCATTTATAACAGCAGAAACTATCAGACCAGTTCTT GTGGATCTTCGTCAGAAGCACATTGTAGCAACAGAGAACACTATTACACCAGATCAGTCGCATGATGAACCAG TTTTAGCATGGAAAGAAAAGGCTGAGTTTCTTTTGGAGTTTGGTGGTCTTTCAAAGATCGAACCTAAAGCTCAG gtAAAAACTTTACTAAGAAGTTTGTCATCAGTAAACAGTAAAGAAAATCGAACGAAAGTGGCTCATCCTGGAACCTTTGATAGCGAAGCGACTTTTGAGAAACATCCATCGTTCAAACTGGTGTTAGATTTCTTAAAGGATCCTAGATTCTCAAGGAGAAA agtggAAGACTTGTTAGAACAGAGAGTGCAACGAGCAGAGCGTATTGCTTATGGTTACAACTTTGCACTGACCTTTCTTAGGTTCCATGGCACACCACACATCTTTAATGTTTCCTGTGTACAGTTTTTGCAAGAAATGCTTATAGCCCAAGACAAAGATCTGGT TCATTATGCAGTTTTTATAGATGGGTGTGGTCTTGATCTTGAGACTAAAGTTCGTAAAGCATACTATGCGTTAGTTCAGCTTTTGACTAATGCAATTCAGGACAACTGGGCGTCTCCAAATGACCG ATTGGATCAGCTGGCAGTTGACTGCGTCCAAGCCTGTTTGCTCCACCTTCTTGATGTTGATTGGCAGTCTTACGATTTTGCGTTTCTTGCTGAAAATAATGTTCCGAAGCTGTTACTTACCATCGTCAAGA GAGCTGTAAGTCTTTACAGCCATCAAACCAAAGAACCGGATGACGTCAAGGAATTAGGTGATTACTATAAACATAAAGGATGGTTTGAAGAATGCCAGGGTGATAACTTCGGAACTTGGTTCAAACAGATCTCAACCAAAGAATATTTGGACACAAGACGA TGCATGCACATGTTTGTTGCTCAATTTTGTCAGTTACTAGTTGTTAAGATAACCTGTGATGGGTGTGGTACCTTGCTACCAGGAAGTCGCTATCATTGTTTGGACTGTGAAGACATGGACTTGTGCAATACCTGCTATCTTG GTGGTGCAAAGCCAAGCAAACACAAAGATGGCCACAAGCTTGTTAATATGAt GTTTAAATGCAACAATTGCGGATCATTCATCGTTGGTACTCGTGTTCACTGCAATGACTGTGAGGACTTTGACCTCTGTTATGGCTGTCATTTGTCCTCTAACCTCCCCTCAAG TCATAAAGCTTCTCATGATGTCGATATCATACCATTAGAAATAA TTTTAACAGGTAGTGAAGATAGCAGTCAACTCAACACGTACAGTCATCACCATGCTTGGATACAATTTTCTGCCTTATCACTGTCCGTAGCAAACACAGAGAATGAAAATCGCAAGAAAG GTATACAAAATTGCTACAGTAAGCAAATATACAAGCAATGCGTGGACCTGGTTGTGGAAAGTCTAGAGTTCATGACGCAACACAAAACCAACATTGCATCATTGGCAGACAAGAGGAAGAGAAAATTGAAAGAAGCGAAGATAAAAAATCAAAAAGAAGAGGAGAAATCAAGCGAAGATGAGAAAAAAACGCAGTCTGTCGATGATGGGAAAGATGATGTAATGGCATCTACAAAAGATGAGGCGATAGAGAAAAAGTCTAGTGAGGAGGATCagaaaaatgtcaaaaatgaGGAAAAAGAGAAGAGAGAGGAAGATATTCTGAAGTTAAACAAAGACGAGGAAGATAGTGCTAAGTTAGAAACAGTAAATGAAACTTCAAAATCTGATGAAAAAGAACAAGTTGAGACTAGCAAAACTACTCCAGAGGTTAAGATAAATGTAAATGAGAAGAAGGTGGATGTAAAAGAAGAATTGGAGAAAGAAGAAGGCAAAACTAAAGACTCGCAAGATGCTAAGAAAACTGATGGAAAGAAAG CTCAACCTGTTTCTAGTGTCATATCACCTGATCATGCATTTGCTGAGTGTTCCCAAGAGAAGATTCTGGGATTGCTAGGAGCAATGTTAAAACTTGTAAACCAG GATTCTGATGTTACAACAAGACGAGTTCAGTTCCAACTAGAAAGAGCTCTACCAATCCTTTTTAAATGGGTTAA AGATAGCTTTGGAAACGATACAACTGATCAACATATGGCTGTTGGACTGTTGGGCCAATTACTGGCTAAGACCAGTCCTGAG ATTGCAGATTCAGCCCTTGCCCAGTCCTTAAGTGACCATATGACAACCTTTGACACAGAGTCAACTCAAGCAGATGCAGCCTCAAAACCTGGTATAGTTGTCTCGCAATCAGAGATTTTGTCCAATATTTGCTGTCCTGGCAAGCAGACTATAcactttcttttttcttatggaGCAAGATGCTTAGAAAA gaGTGGACTAGAATGGGCATCTCTTGTTGCTGGAATACTACGACAACTATCAGACTGCCTTCAATGGTCTCAAGTATTAGCCTCCCACATTACAGACTGCATTCAGGAACTACCCGGTAACACTGCCCTAGCTGCtatattttcaatgtttattgtagCAGGTTTTCCACAA GTGCCATGTCATGGAAGTTGCGCAATTCTCCAAGAAACATCAGGTGACAGAACTGATGTGATTATCATCAAACATTATGCCATCAAACAACGAGCCCTTGTTGTCAATGTGGATTCAAGAAAGAAGAAAGAG ATAAAGGAATATATGCTAGAATTACAGATTACTCCTGGAACATCCGAGACTACACATTTTGCCACTTTTATTGGAGTTACCAAACGGTTGATTAATCAAATGAAACAAG gaaatgCCTTGACTGTTGAGGAAGTGTGGGTGCTGTGTCTATCTTTAAAGTCTGTACTTGCAACGTTAAGA AAATGCAATGATGCAAATACTAAGATGATACTTAATGAAGATCTGATGCCTTTACTTGTGTTCCTTGCTAGCAAGCCTACAAGGTTCAACCGTCAATGGCTGCTGTCAGATCTTGAG ATATTTTCGATTAAATTATACACTGCTGAAAAGAAATCTGGAGACGTAGACAGCACCAAAGAAGACGAGGAAACAGAAGATGTAGAAGAGGATACAGAAGCGAGTTCAGCTACATCGCCGCTAGATTCAGTTGGAATGGATCCCCTAGGAGGACTGGATGATTACAAACGAACCTGTATCCAG gCTGCACATGATGCGCTGGAAGCCCCACTTCCAAATCTGAGGGCGCTGTTTGAAACCTGTGGCCAAAGTATTACAGATTTTCTAATTGCAATTGAGAAAAG tTTTAAACATGATGGTTTCCTTGTGAGTGATGAAGTTTTGGAACTGTCAAAGAATTGGCAGAGAAAAGGAAAGGGCAAAGAAGAAGATATGTCTGAAGCAAAAGCAGTTGATGCTGGTGCCGTCTGCTACGTACCCTCCAAGTTGAAAACAAA gaaaaaaacaaatactgCAATTCCAGAACCCAATGAGGTAGAGAATGTGCTTATTTCAGTCAATGAAAACCATCTTCAACAG AGTCTTAAGAAACAACGAAGAACAAAAAGTGCAGAGCTTTTAAAGAAAGAACTTGAAAAACACAGCAAAGTTGGATCAAGAGAATTTGTTCACAAAGTCAACCAAGCTGTTGCGATACTCTACGCACGACATGTGCTAGCTGTCATGCTTGCTGATTGGCCAGATGGTCATCCAATCAGCTTAAAGCTCTTTGGTTGCACTGATCACGCTCATTTCGTAGGTGTTCTAGATCTTCTGCAAAGAGCTGAGGAAAAGGAGATGTTTGCGAAG tCTATTCGCAATATAGTTGAGCATTGCGAAAATGAACTACTCTGGTCCCTAGCAACTGCTGCTTGCACTTTCATGGAGGAAAACAAAATGTCGAGTGTAACAAAAGAATCGGCACATAACTACAAGAATGATAGCTCAGAGAAG GGAAGTGTTCACATTCCTGGAGCTATGTATCTTTCGGTCAAATTTGATGAACAGTGTGCGACGGAAGAAGGGTGTGATTTCCTGACGATGGCATCTGATGTAAAGATGAAGAATGACATCCGTACATTCAGTGGAGGATCATCCAACTTTGTCAACTTTGAAATGCCAG GTGACACACTTCACTACAGCTTCACCTCTGATTGCAGTAACAATGATTGGGGCTACAAGTTTACAGTCACAGGAGGTCAGCTGGGTCGATTCATTACAGGTCACATTCTGCTCAATGAAATCCTTAGCAACTCGTCTAAAGCCAG TCACATTCCTGTGAATGAGGTGTGGTCATGGTTGGTCCATGTTGCAAGTTGTCAAACTGGACAGCAGAGGCTAAAAGCAATTCAACTAATGCTAAGGTTGTTGCAAGCTGCTACATCAAG CTGTGAAGATGGTGCATCACAGAAAGTAATGGAGTTACCAGATCTCACCTTATTGAAGCCGCTTTGGGTTTTGTTGAATGCCATGGATTCTAAGCAGTCCGATACCTTGAAGTGCCTGCCACCTGCACACTGTGCTCTCACGGAGCTGTTCCTGGTGGTGGAAGACCTAGCTAAG GAGTCATCTGAAGAAGATTATGTTTTAGCAATGATACCTACAGAAGATTTGCGAAAAAGTGCTCTTCAG GGTGTGTGCAATGTTGCTTCTTTGGGCCTAGCTTTAGGCATACCAAACAAAGCATCTGAGGCGTTTCGGCAGATGGGACTCGTAGTTGGACAACCTCCTCTATTTCAGACACCTCTTATGCCATTTCCTGTTAATAACTTCATCAACAAACCGTGA